In Bacteroidales bacterium, the genomic stretch ATCGGGCTATCGATAAATCCTTGGAAACATTGACTTTGGTCACGGTAATTAAAGCGCCATGAAAGGTCCCGCGCATCTCCTGCTCCAATATTTCGCCCAGCTCTTTCAGTAACATTCGGGCCATCTTTTGTTGACGTGTAGATTCCATCACATTAATAATTTGGTTCCCAGTCCATTTTATAATTCCAAATTCCAAATTCCAAGCACCAAATTCCAAACAAAAAATAAATTCCAAATATAAAATTCAAAACAGTTTGAGTTTAGGATTTGAGTTTTTGAATTTGTTTGGAATTTGGTGCTTGGAATTTCTATAAGGGTATGTTCCCGTGCTTCCTCGGCGGGTTTGACTTGCTCTTGGTCTGTGTCATTTCGAGCGACTGGATCAATTTGAACCGTGTCTGCTTCGGGTAAATGATCTCATCGATGTAGCCCAGTTCGGCAGCTTTATAAGGACTGGCAAAAGTGGCCTTGTATTCACCCACTTTGGTTTTGCGTTCATCTTCTGTTATGGTATCTTTTTTAAACAGGATATTGACCGCCCCTTCGGGACCCATGACAGCAATTTCGGCCGTCGGGTAAGCAAAGTTCACATCGGCGCCGATATGCTTGCTCGACATAACGTCGTAAGCTCCGCCGTAAGCTTTCCGTGTAATAACGGTAATCTTGGGGACGGTAGCCTCACAATAGGCATAAAGCAATTTCGCCCCATGTTTGATGATCCCGCCAAACTCCTGGTTGGTACCGGGTAAAAAACCCGGAACATCCACGAAAGTGATGATTGGAATATTGAATGCATCGCAGAAACGGACAAAACGGGCGCCTTTGATCGATGAATTGATATCCAGAACTCCGGCTAAAAACGCCGGGTTATTCGCAACAATACCCACAGAACGTCCATCCAGGCGTCCAAATCCGACCACGATATTCTGTGCGTAATGGGGCTGGATTTCGAAGAAATTCTGATTATCTAAAACCGTAGTAATGATCTCTTTAATGTCGTAAGGCTTATTAGGATCTTCCGGGACGATGGTCTGAAGTTTCTCATCTTCCCGGTGAATGTCATCAGTACAAACCGCGACCGGCGGATCTTCCATATTGTTGGATGGCATATAGCCCAGCAATTCGCGTATCATCATCAGTGCCTGTTCATCATTTTCAGCCATCAGGTGGGCTACCCCGCTCTTGGCATTATGAGTCATGGCTCCTCCAAGGTCTTCTTTGGTTACTTCCTCATGGGTAACCGTCTTGATCACATCAGGACCGGTGACGAACATATATGAGGTATCTTTAGCCATTATAATGTAATCGGTCATAGCCGGGGAATAAACGGCTCCTCCGGCGCAAGGACCCAAAACTGCCGAAATCTGAGGTATTACTCCGGAAGCCATCACGTTACGATAAAAAATATCGGCATATCCGGCCAGGCTTTCAACCCCTTCCTGTATACGGGCTCCACCGGAGTCATTCAGCCCGATGACAGGCGCCCCCATCCGCATGGCCAGGTCCATGATCTTGGCGATCTTATCGGCAT encodes the following:
- a CDS encoding methylmalonyl-CoA carboxyltransferase, with the protein product MSKLEEKFRLFEEKNKAAELGGGIDRIEKQHNAGRLTARERLEILLDSGTFVEQDKFMTHRAKDFDMDKIKIPGDGVVTGYGKIDGRLIYVFAQDFTVFGGTLSRANADKIAKIMDLAMRMGAPVIGLNDSGGARIQEGVESLAGYADIFYRNVMASGVIPQISAVLGPCAGGAVYSPAMTDYIIMAKDTSYMFVTGPDVIKTVTHEEVTKEDLGGAMTHNAKSGVAHLMAENDEQALMMIRELLGYMPSNNMEDPPVAVCTDDIHREDEKLQTIVPEDPNKPYDIKEIITTVLDNQNFFEIQPHYAQNIVVGFGRLDGRSVGIVANNPAFLAGVLDINSSIKGARFVRFCDAFNIPIITFVDVPGFLPGTNQEFGGIIKHGAKLLYAYCEATVPKITVITRKAYGGAYDVMSSKHIGADVNFAYPTAEIAVMGPEGAVNILFKKDTITEDERKTKVGEYKATFASPYKAAELGYIDEIIYPKQTRFKLIQSLEMTQTKSKSNPPRKHGNIPL